A region of Panthera uncia isolate 11264 chromosome D4, Puncia_PCG_1.0, whole genome shotgun sequence DNA encodes the following proteins:
- the SH3GLB2 gene encoding endophilin-B2, translated as MDFNMKKLASDAGIFFTRAVQFTEEKFGQAEKTELDAHFENLLARADSTKNWTEKILRQTEVLLQPNPSARVEEFLYEKLDRKVPSRVTNGELLAQYMAEAASELGPTTPYGKTLIKVAEAEKRLGAAERDFIHTASVNFLTPLRNFLEGDWKTISKERRLLQNRRLDLDACKARLKKAKAAEAKATTVPDFQETRPRNYILSASASALWNDEVDKAEQELRVAQTEFDRQAEVTRLLLEGISSTHVNHLRCLHEFVESQTTYYAQCYRHMLDLQKQLGRFPGTFVGTTEPASPPLSSSSPTTAAATMPVGPSVAGLAPPGEAALRLEEVSPPASGTRKARVLYDYEAADSSELALLADELITVYSLPGMDPDWLIGERGNKKGKVPVTYLELLS; from the exons ATGGACTTCAACATGAAGAAGCTGGCATCGGACGCGGGCATCTTCTTCACCCGGGCGGTGCAG TTCACAGAAGAGAAATTCGGCCAGGCAGAGAAGACTGAGCTGGATGCCCACTTTGAAAACCTTCTGGCCCGGGCAGACAGCACCAAGAACTGGACTGAGAAAATCCTGCGGCAGACAGAGGTGCTGCTGCAGCCGAACCCTA GTGCCCGAGTGGAGGAGTTCCTGTATGAGAAGCTGGACAGGAAGGTGCCCTCGCGGGTCACCAATGGAGAGCTGCTGGCACAGTACATGGCAGAGGCGGCTAGTGAGCTGGGGCCCACCACGCCCTATG GGAAGACGCTGATCAAGGTGGCAGAAGCTGAAAAGCGCCTGGGAGCCGCGGAGAGGGATTTCATCCACACGGCCTCCGTCAACTTCCTCACGCCTCTGCGCAACTTCCTGGAAGGGGACTGGAAGACAATTTCG AAGGAGAGACGTCTTCTCCAAAACCGCCGTCTGGACTTGGATGCCTGCAAAGCGCGGCTGAAGAAGGCCAAGGCTGCAGAAGCCAAAGCCACG ACGGTGCCTGACTTTCAGGAGACTAGACCTCGTAATTACATTCTCTCGGCCAGCGCCTCCGCG CTCTGGAACGATGAGGTGGACAAG GCCGAGCAGGAACTCCGAGTGGCCCAGACCGAGTTTGACCGGCAGGCAGAAGTGACCCGGCTCCTGCTGGAGGGAATCAGCAGCACTCAC GTGAACCACCTTCGCTGCCTCCATGAGTTCGTGGAGTCCCAGACGACTTACTACGCGCAGTGCTACCGCCACATGCTGGACTTACAGAAACAGCTGGGCAG ATTCCCAGGCACCTTCGTGGGCACCACGGAAcccgcctccccgcccctcaGCAGCAGCTCACCTACCACCGCCGCGGCCACCATGCCCGTGGGGCCCTCTGTGGCTGGCCTGGCCCCTCCAGGGGAGGCTGCTCTCCGCCTGGAGGAGGTGAGCCCACCTGCCAGCGGGACCCGGAAGGCCCGGGTGCTCTACGACTACGAGgcggctgacagcagcgagttgGCCCTGCTGGCTGATGAG CTCATCACCGTCTACAGCCTGCCCGGCATGGATCCCGACTGGCTCATTGGCGAGAGAGGCAACAAGAAGGGCAAGGTCCCGGTCACCTACTTGGAACTGCTCAGCTAA